Genomic window (Desulforapulum autotrophicum HRM2):
GTGGGAGATGACCATGATGCAGATGGGAATTGTGTCGGACAATCATTCTGATAATTCTGGAAAGGCGTGAACCTGATTTTATGACAATGACCGAAAAAATTTTATACGATATTGAAACCATCTCTTCCAACCTTGGGTTGACCCTTGAATCAATGCGGGAAATTCCCGGCATGTATGACACTTCAGCAGATACGGCACTGGAACTGTGCTGCACCCTTCCGGGTACGATTCGGTCCAATATCCTGAAAATTGCCGTGGTCGGAGCCATAAAATCGGGCAAGACCACCTTTATTAACGCCTGGCTCAAGGATGACCTCTTAAAAAGGGGGGCCGGGGTCGTTACGGCCATTGTGACACGGTTACAAAGACAATCGACACTTACGGCACGTATCTTCCTGAAATCCTGGGACGATATCAACCAGGAAATAGAACAGGCCCTGTTCATGTTCCCGGAAAAAGAGTGGAACCCTGAAAAAAATACCCCAGGGTTTGATTTGAGACGGGAACGAGACAGGCAATTCCTGAACGACTTTAACGTGGATATTTTTTCAGATCTCTCGGTTTCCGAAGCCGGCCTCAGGCCGGAGTCGGTGACCATCACCCGGGCTGTAGAAGGGTATGAAGCTGTCAAGGATCTGATCAAGCCAGACCGGTCAATTCTTGAATTTTCAGGGCCCCTTTTTGAAACCCATAAAAAATTTACAGGCAACGATTCCCGGGCTTTTTTTGTAAGGGATGTTGCCCTTGGCGTGACGTCCCCCGGTCTTGACCCGGATATTGAAATTGCCGACTGCCAGGGCAGCGACTCAACCAACCCGTTCCATATGGTTCAGATCCAGAATTACCTGACACGGGCCAACCTTATCATCTACCTGATCAGCAGCCGGACAGGCCTGCGCCAGGCGGACATGAATTTCTTAAGAGTCATTGAGACCATGGGGCTCATGGAAAACATTGTTTTTGTTCTTAACGCCGATCTTAACGAGCATGAAAATCTTAAAGACCTCATGTCGGTTGAACATCGGGTTAGAAAAGAGCTGACCTACATTAAAAAAGATCCCGAACTCTATACCATCTCATCCCTTTACAACCTGTTCTGCGATCTTGCCCCTGATCTGTCCAGAAAAAACAGCATCATCCTTGACCTGTGGAAGGAGGATGCCAACACAACAGCATATCTGTCCAGCATGACCCAACGGTTCAATTCAAGACTCGTCGGGCGGCTGTCCAGTGAGCGGTTCTACCTCACCGTGGCAAACCCCATTGAGCGCCTGCGGCAGATTGCCTTTATGGCCCGGCAGCGTCTTTCGCTTTTTTCAGATCTTCTCTCCCAGGACCTCTCAAAGGCAAGGGGTGCCATGGACCGGCTGGCAGAGATGCTCGAAACGGGAAAAAAGCTTGAAGCCATCATGGACAATTCCATTGAGGGTGCCGTTGATCAGCTTGAACGGGAAATCCAAAAAGAGGCAAACGCCCTTTTTGATCCCCTCCAGGGTACCATTGCAAAGGATGTTGCGCATTTTATCGGGGGATGTAAGATTGATATCTCCCTGTATGAGTCAAAACTTTTGCACCACGGATTTGAGAACACCCTTTACCTGATGTTCCAGGAGTTGAAATCAGCCCTTGACACCTTTATGACACAGACCATAAATGCAAGGGTGCTCGGGTTTATCCATGACCAGGAAAAGGCCATTGAAGGCTATTTTAAGACCCTGTACCGATCCTATGACATCAACCCCCATGAGATTTCCCCGGTTAAGGATCAGGATCATCAGCCTGAAACTGCCCCAGGAAGGAAGATTGTACCCATTGATTTGAGAACCATCAAGGGAATACTCGGCCTGAGCCTTCCAACAGAAGCCTTTGTCACCCGGTACAATGCAAGGATACGGGTAAGTGCCATGGCAAAATTCGGACTGTTTTCCCTTGGGGACATTATCGGTCGACTGATGAACAGGAGGAGATACACCCCTGGTGTGTCAGCCCTTTCAGCTTCGGAAAAAAAAATCAAGCAAGAGGCCCTCAGATCCGTTGTCAACCATCTTGAAGCCTATCAGAAATCAGTGACCAGGGATTATCTCATTCCCCTGTTGGAGGCTGTTTCCCGGGATTTCAAGGATAAACTTGTGGCAAGGTGCAGGGTCTGTGATGTTGAGATTGAAACCATGGAGGGGGTTATCGCCCTGGACCAGGCAAGCAAGAAAGCCCAGTCCCGAACCCTCGATGCCATGGCTGCAGGACTTACAAAAATCGTTAAAAAGATTGAGAGCCTGCCTGTTCAGTATTTAAACTGAAGGCGGGAATGGCGTAAACCATAGCTAAGGGAGGTCCTAAAATGACGTTCAAGAGAATACTGTGCTGTGTGGATTTTTCATCCAATTCGGAAAATGCGTTCAAGGTGGCCATGGACATG
Coding sequences:
- a CDS encoding dynamin family protein, which produces MTEKILYDIETISSNLGLTLESMREIPGMYDTSADTALELCCTLPGTIRSNILKIAVVGAIKSGKTTFINAWLKDDLLKRGAGVVTAIVTRLQRQSTLTARIFLKSWDDINQEIEQALFMFPEKEWNPEKNTPGFDLRRERDRQFLNDFNVDIFSDLSVSEAGLRPESVTITRAVEGYEAVKDLIKPDRSILEFSGPLFETHKKFTGNDSRAFFVRDVALGVTSPGLDPDIEIADCQGSDSTNPFHMVQIQNYLTRANLIIYLISSRTGLRQADMNFLRVIETMGLMENIVFVLNADLNEHENLKDLMSVEHRVRKELTYIKKDPELYTISSLYNLFCDLAPDLSRKNSIILDLWKEDANTTAYLSSMTQRFNSRLVGRLSSERFYLTVANPIERLRQIAFMARQRLSLFSDLLSQDLSKARGAMDRLAEMLETGKKLEAIMDNSIEGAVDQLEREIQKEANALFDPLQGTIAKDVAHFIGGCKIDISLYESKLLHHGFENTLYLMFQELKSALDTFMTQTINARVLGFIHDQEKAIEGYFKTLYRSYDINPHEISPVKDQDHQPETAPGRKIVPIDLRTIKGILGLSLPTEAFVTRYNARIRVSAMAKFGLFSLGDIIGRLMNRRRYTPGVSALSASEKKIKQEALRSVVNHLEAYQKSVTRDYLIPLLEAVSRDFKDKLVARCRVCDVEIETMEGVIALDQASKKAQSRTLDAMAAGLTKIVKKIESLPVQYLN